In one window of Tenacibaculum mesophilum DNA:
- a CDS encoding C40 family peptidase encodes MSFGICNLSIVPLRSEPSDASEMVNQVVFGEHFEVLEKTKKWSKIRLAFDGYQGYVDNKQYEEISVEVHSLLLKEKKHYAGELIDFITDNNSNLTTIPMGARLPLFKDNKININNSSFLYEGKVCNSKLAKSAIVETAFLFLNVPYLWGGKSPFGIDCSGFTQTVYKLCGYNLLRDAKEQATQGEVLSFIEESEPGDLAFFDNEEGIITHVGIIMNDYNIIHAHGKVRIDKLDHSGIYNIDTHQHTHKLRVIKRLVE; translated from the coding sequence ATGTCTTTCGGAATTTGTAATTTAAGTATTGTACCTCTTCGATCAGAGCCTTCTGATGCTTCAGAAATGGTAAATCAAGTTGTTTTTGGTGAGCACTTTGAAGTTTTAGAAAAAACTAAAAAATGGAGTAAAATACGGTTAGCTTTTGATGGTTATCAAGGATATGTTGACAATAAACAATATGAAGAAATTTCAGTAGAGGTACACAGTCTTTTATTAAAAGAAAAAAAACACTATGCCGGTGAATTAATTGATTTTATTACTGATAATAATAGTAATTTAACTACTATTCCTATGGGAGCTCGACTTCCTTTATTTAAAGACAATAAAATTAACATTAATAATTCCTCATTTTTATATGAGGGCAAAGTATGCAATAGTAAACTAGCAAAATCTGCAATTGTAGAAACCGCTTTCTTATTCTTAAATGTTCCTTATTTATGGGGAGGTAAATCGCCTTTTGGCATTGATTGTTCTGGGTTTACTCAAACAGTATATAAATTATGTGGATACAACCTTCTACGTGATGCAAAGGAACAAGCAACTCAAGGTGAAGTTTTGAGTTTTATTGAGGAAAGTGAGCCTGGTGATTTAGCTTTTTTTGATAATGAAGAAGGTATTATTACCCATGTTGGGATTATTATGAATGATTACAACATTATACACGCTCATGGAAAAGTTCGTATTGACAAGTTGGATCATAGCGGTATTTATAATATTGATACACATCAACACACACACAAACTTAGAGTAATTAAGCGTTTAGTTGAATAA
- a CDS encoding tetratricopeptide repeat protein, whose protein sequence is MKKQILALSLGLMSLGASAQKSELKAAEKAIKKQDFTTALNTLNAIEGSLMMNGEDKYKSKFYFLKGKALAAKKDYKNAGEAFNALIAMKENKYTDEAKPILNQMIQEVSKKAVDLYNNKKDYKNAAEDFYLTYVLSPTDTSFAYNAAVAATQAKDYDKAIEYYRELQKIGYTGIEKQYVATDKTTGKVESFGNDKARRDLMVKTGNYVKPDVKSSESKSATIVKNVALILKEQGKTDEAIAAFKDARASNPKDLNLILNEAQLYVDMGKMDKFGELMNEAVALDPENPTLYYNLGVVNFNEGRMDDAKKYYTKAVELKPDYADAYMNLAVVVLDKEKAIVEEMNKNLSNFKKYDELAAKQKEVYKEAIPFLEKADSLNRNVDTVKTLMNLYEVLEMSNKAAEYRDLYKSMQ, encoded by the coding sequence ATGAAAAAACAAATCTTAGCCCTTTCTTTAGGATTAATGTCGTTAGGGGCATCTGCTCAAAAATCAGAACTTAAAGCTGCTGAGAAAGCTATAAAAAAACAAGATTTTACAACAGCATTAAATACTTTAAATGCTATTGAAGGATCTTTAATGATGAACGGAGAAGATAAATATAAATCTAAATTTTATTTCTTAAAAGGTAAAGCATTAGCTGCAAAAAAAGATTACAAGAATGCTGGTGAAGCTTTCAATGCTTTAATAGCAATGAAAGAAAACAAGTATACAGATGAAGCTAAGCCTATCTTAAATCAGATGATTCAAGAAGTTTCTAAAAAAGCGGTTGATTTATATAATAATAAAAAGGATTATAAAAATGCAGCTGAAGACTTCTATTTGACATATGTGTTAAGTCCTACAGATACATCTTTTGCTTATAATGCTGCAGTTGCTGCTACCCAAGCTAAAGATTATGATAAAGCGATTGAGTACTATAGAGAATTACAAAAAATAGGTTACACAGGTATTGAAAAGCAATATGTAGCTACAGATAAAACTACAGGAAAAGTTGAAAGTTTTGGAAATGACAAGGCAAGAAGAGACTTAATGGTAAAAACAGGAAACTATGTAAAACCAGACGTAAAATCTTCAGAGTCAAAATCAGCAACAATTGTTAAAAATGTAGCTTTAATTTTAAAAGAGCAAGGAAAAACAGATGAGGCTATTGCAGCTTTTAAAGATGCTCGTGCTTCTAATCCAAAAGATTTAAATTTAATTTTAAACGAAGCTCAACTATATGTTGACATGGGTAAAATGGATAAGTTTGGAGAATTGATGAATGAAGCTGTAGCTTTAGACCCTGAAAACCCAACATTATATTATAATTTAGGTGTTGTAAATTTCAATGAAGGTAGAATGGATGATGCGAAGAAGTATTACACGAAGGCAGTTGAGTTAAAACCTGATTATGCAGATGCTTATATGAATTTAGCAGTAGTAGTTTTAGATAAAGAAAAAGCTATTGTAGAAGAAATGAATAAAAACTTATCAAATTTTAAAAAATATGATGAGTTAGCAGCTAAACAAAAAGAAGTTTATAAGGAAGCAATCCCATTTTTAGAAAAAGCAGATAGTTTAAATAGAAATGTAGATACTGTAAAAACTTTAATGAATTTATATGAGGTGTTAGAAATGAGTAATAAAGCAGCTGAATATAGAGACTTATATAAATCAATGCAATAG
- the gyrA gene encoding DNA gyrase subunit A — MTDGEKLIPINIEEQMKSAYIDYSMSVIVSRALPDVRDGLKPVHRRVLFGMHELGIKSTGAYKKSARVVGEVLGKYHPHGDTSVYDSMVRMAQDWSVRYMMVDGQGNFGSVDGDSPAAMRYTEVRMQKISEEMLSDIEKDTVDHKLNFDDTLQEPTVLPTRIPNLLVNGASGIAVGMATNMAPHNLTEVINGTVAYIDNRDIEIDELMQHIKAPDFPTGGIIYGYDGVRDAFHTGRGRIVMRAKATIEEVKGRECIVVTEIPYQVNKAEMIKKTADLVNEKKLEGIASIRDESDRKGMRIVYILKRDAIPNIVLNKLFKYTQLQTSFSVNNIALVKGRPEQLNLKELIHYFVEHRHEVIVRRTEFELKKAEARAHILEGLIIASDNIDEVISIIRGSSNADEAREKLIERFELTEIQARAIVEMRLRQLTGLEQDKLRAEYDEIIKTIADLKDILANEPRRYQIIKDELLYIKEKYGDDRRSVIEYAGGDMRIEDMIPNSKVVVTISHAGYVKRTNLDEYKVQNRGGRGQKGATTRNEDFLEHLFVGTNHQYMLFFTQKGKVFWMRVYEVPEGGKNTKGRAIQNLINIEQDDKVKAFLVTGDLKDEDYINNHYVIMATKRGQVKKTPLEQYSRPRANGINAITIKEGDELLEAKLTTGDSQVMLALKSGKAIRFEEAKTRPMGRTASGVRGITLSHENDEVIGMVAVNDMESNILVVSEKGYGKRSKLEDYRITNRGGKGVKTLNISEKTGNLVAIKNVDDSNDLMIINKSGLTIRMAVEDLRVMGRATQGVKLINIKDNDDIAAVAKVMHEKDEEEDGMEIENETNDSQEQQ, encoded by the coding sequence ATGACAGATGGCGAAAAGTTGATTCCTATCAACATTGAAGAGCAAATGAAGTCAGCATACATCGATTATTCAATGTCGGTGATAGTATCGAGAGCATTACCAGATGTAAGAGATGGTTTAAAACCAGTGCATAGAAGAGTTTTGTTTGGTATGCATGAATTAGGAATTAAATCCACAGGAGCATATAAAAAATCTGCAAGAGTTGTAGGAGAGGTATTGGGTAAATATCACCCACACGGAGACACCTCGGTTTACGATTCTATGGTACGTATGGCTCAAGATTGGAGTGTACGTTATATGATGGTTGATGGGCAAGGAAACTTCGGTTCTGTTGATGGTGATAGCCCTGCAGCAATGCGTTATACAGAGGTGCGCATGCAGAAAATATCAGAAGAGATGTTATCTGATATAGAAAAAGATACTGTAGATCATAAATTAAACTTTGATGATACGTTACAAGAACCAACAGTACTTCCTACACGTATTCCTAACTTATTAGTAAATGGAGCTTCTGGTATTGCAGTAGGAATGGCAACAAACATGGCACCGCATAACTTAACAGAAGTTATTAACGGTACTGTAGCATATATTGATAATCGCGACATTGAAATTGATGAGTTAATGCAACACATCAAAGCGCCAGATTTTCCAACAGGAGGGATTATTTATGGTTATGATGGAGTAAGAGACGCTTTCCATACAGGTCGTGGACGTATTGTAATGCGTGCTAAAGCAACTATTGAAGAAGTTAAGGGACGTGAATGTATAGTTGTTACTGAAATTCCTTACCAAGTTAACAAAGCAGAAATGATTAAGAAAACTGCTGACTTGGTTAATGAAAAGAAACTGGAAGGTATTGCAAGCATTCGTGATGAATCTGACCGTAAAGGAATGCGTATTGTTTATATATTAAAACGAGATGCAATTCCTAATATCGTTTTAAATAAACTATTTAAATACACACAATTACAAACATCATTTAGTGTAAATAATATAGCTTTAGTTAAAGGGCGTCCTGAACAGTTAAACTTAAAAGAGTTAATCCATTATTTTGTAGAGCATAGACATGAAGTAATTGTTCGTAGAACTGAGTTTGAATTAAAGAAAGCAGAAGCACGTGCACATATTTTAGAAGGATTAATTATTGCTTCTGATAATATTGATGAGGTAATTTCTATTATTAGAGGTTCTTCTAACGCAGATGAAGCACGTGAAAAATTGATAGAGCGTTTTGAATTAACAGAAATTCAAGCACGTGCTATTGTTGAAATGCGTTTACGTCAGTTAACAGGACTAGAACAAGATAAGTTACGAGCAGAGTATGATGAAATTATTAAGACTATTGCCGATTTAAAAGATATTCTTGCAAATGAGCCGAGACGTTATCAAATAATCAAAGACGAACTATTATATATCAAAGAGAAATATGGTGATGATCGTCGTTCTGTAATTGAGTATGCAGGAGGAGATATGCGTATCGAAGATATGATTCCTAACTCTAAAGTTGTTGTTACTATTTCTCATGCAGGTTACGTAAAGCGTACAAATTTAGATGAATACAAGGTTCAGAATAGAGGAGGGCGTGGACAAAAAGGTGCAACTACTCGTAATGAAGATTTCTTAGAACATTTATTCGTAGGTACTAACCATCAATATATGTTATTCTTTACTCAAAAAGGAAAAGTATTCTGGATGCGTGTATATGAAGTTCCAGAAGGAGGAAAGAATACAAAAGGTAGAGCAATTCAAAACTTAATAAATATCGAGCAAGACGATAAGGTAAAAGCGTTCTTAGTAACAGGTGATTTAAAAGATGAGGATTATATCAATAATCATTATGTTATTATGGCAACAAAACGAGGTCAGGTTAAGAAGACGCCTTTAGAACAATATTCTCGTCCAAGAGCTAATGGTATTAACGCAATAACTATTAAAGAAGGTGATGAGTTACTAGAGGCGAAGTTAACTACTGGAGATAGCCAAGTAATGCTAGCACTTAAATCGGGGAAAGCAATTCGTTTTGAAGAAGCTAAAACACGTCCAATGGGAAGAACAGCTTCGGGAGTTCGTGGTATTACATTATCGCATGAAAATGATGAGGTAATTGGTATGGTTGCTGTTAATGATATGGAAAGTAATATCTTAGTTGTTTCAGAAAAAGGATATGGAAAGCGTTCTAAATTAGAAGATTACCGTATAACGAATCGTGGAGGTAAAGGAGTTAAAACGTTGAATATATCAGAAAAAACTGGTAATTTAGTCGCTATCAAGAATGTAGATGATTCAAACGACTTAATGATTATCAACAAATCAGGACTAACAATTAGAATGGCAGTGGAAGATTTACGTGTTATGGGTAGAGCAACTCAAGGAGTTAAACTGATTAACATTAAAGATAATGATGATATTGCTGCTGTAGCAAAAGTAATGCATGAAAAAGATGAAGAAGAAGATGGCATGGAAATTGAAAATGAAACAAATGATAGTCAAGAACAACAATAA